A single window of Nicotiana sylvestris chromosome 5, ASM39365v2, whole genome shotgun sequence DNA harbors:
- the LOC138868639 gene encoding uncharacterized protein, with protein MDLCLSGGELVKILPDSWIINYEKLREPEESLQSGEQAFTKRDDKTVFISFDHSNLKKPNKTIFSCQMIQPKDTTDTYPEPDGEEGKRAWWFKCPFTGHCPWDLDSDCQDCLEDPIGEYDEHHQRHWERFGLNKTKPKSKKKGKTTEKQFRAKYENKDPSIGSLSHPDFPSLQPFEKEGISRAPKIPKKNIVLPTGEKPPTSDIEASMKWQSENSIYQNKVLNNIDNTIKNVSHTQNKMMSKVETIEKKMEQISSHYAGLIKALGLRLANLQYEIFPPGTSLFQFFQQQQKETISI; from the exons ATGGATCTTTGCCTTTCTGGAGGAGAACTTGTCAAAATTCTTCCTGATTCCTGGATCATAAATTATGAAAAGTTAAGAGAACCGGAGGAATCTCTACAATCTGGTGAACAAGCTTTTACAAAAAGAGATGACAAAACCGTTTTCATAAGCTTTGACCATTCCAATCTCAAAAAACCCAATAAAACCATCTTTTCTTGCCAAATGATTCAACCCAAAGATACAACAGATACATACCCTGAACCTGATGGAGA AGAAGGAAAAAGGGCTTGGTGGTTCAAATGCCCCTTTACGGGACACTGCCCTTGGGATCTTGATAGCGACTGCCAAGACTGTTTGgaagatccaattggagaatatgatgaacaccaccagcgtcattgggaaaggttcggcctcaacaaaaccaaaccaaaatccaagaaaaagggGAAGACCACTGAAAAACAATTTCGagccaaatatgaaaataaagatcCTTCAATTGGCTCATTAAGCCATCCAG ATTTTCCTTCACTCCAACCTTTTGAAAAGGAGGGTATAAGCCGTGCTCCAAAAATTCCAAAGAAAAACATAGTGCTACCTACTGGAGAAAAACCCCCAACAAGTGACATCGAAGCATCAAtgaaatggcaatcagaaaactCCATTTACCAAAACAAGGTATTGAACAACATTGACAACACCATAAAGAACGTGTCCCATACACAAAACAAAATGATGAGCAAAgtggaaacaattgagaaaaagatgGAGCAAATATCGTCTCACTATGCCGGACTAATCAAAGCCTTAGGACTGAGGTTGGCAAATTTACAATACGAGATTTTTCCTCCAGGAACTTcacttttccaatttttccaacaacaacaaaaggagacgATTTCCATCTGA